In the Planctomycetia bacterium genome, one interval contains:
- a CDS encoding MFS transporter, with protein sequence MSVPVAPPEPQRLTMTHWLICVVASIGFAFDTYELLMAPLVAPSALARLLGADPFTAAGNAEITAWYRNIQMASGLCGGFFGLIGGYLTDRFGRRRVLVWSILLYAFSAFAAGFSTSVWMLLVLRCTTFIGVCVEFVAAVAWLAELFPNPRQRELVLGYTQAFSSVGGILVTAAFALANRYAEFLPAIQGEHVAWRYTLISGLIPAIPLILIRPFMPESPAWQKKREAGTLRRPSIAELFAPALRRTTIVTTIMFACTLGTAFGTIQFAPQIVPGLVPGVARLGKLRADYEKLEKTSPEAIAMRKEIKELNEKRLSNVASVNGFQEIGGLVGRFALAALAVIIIGRKKLLWVFQIPGLLIIPLVFWFPGTNNLSLFAWGMFVAGFFTISQLSFWGNYLPRVYPVHLRGTGESFAANVGGRMIGTCMVFVTTALIPVFAGAYKEQPPHVHIAYAASVVAVLTYGIGFLASFFLPEPKEEEMAE encoded by the coding sequence ATGTCTGTACCCGTCGCGCCGCCGGAACCGCAACGTCTGACGATGACGCACTGGCTGATCTGCGTCGTGGCGTCGATTGGGTTCGCGTTTGATACCTACGAACTACTGATGGCCCCGCTCGTAGCGCCTTCGGCTTTGGCGCGATTGCTAGGAGCGGATCCGTTTACCGCCGCGGGCAATGCCGAGATCACCGCCTGGTATCGCAACATCCAAATGGCGAGCGGATTGTGCGGCGGCTTTTTCGGATTGATCGGCGGCTACTTGACCGATCGCTTCGGACGCCGGCGCGTGCTGGTGTGGAGCATTTTGCTGTATGCCTTCTCCGCCTTCGCCGCGGGATTCAGCACCAGCGTTTGGATGCTGCTCGTCCTGCGCTGCACGACGTTTATCGGCGTCTGCGTTGAATTCGTCGCCGCCGTCGCCTGGCTCGCTGAGTTATTTCCCAATCCACGACAGCGCGAACTGGTGCTGGGATACACGCAGGCGTTCTCGAGCGTCGGCGGAATTCTTGTCACCGCCGCGTTCGCGCTTGCGAATCGATACGCAGAGTTTCTGCCGGCGATTCAAGGCGAACACGTCGCCTGGCGTTATACGCTTATTTCCGGACTGATCCCGGCGATCCCGCTCATTCTGATTCGGCCCTTTATGCCGGAGTCGCCCGCCTGGCAGAAGAAACGCGAAGCAGGCACGCTGCGCCGTCCCAGCATCGCGGAACTGTTCGCTCCGGCGCTGCGTCGGACAACAATCGTCACGACGATCATGTTCGCCTGCACGTTGGGCACCGCCTTCGGCACGATCCAATTCGCGCCGCAGATCGTGCCGGGACTCGTGCCGGGCGTCGCTCGCTTGGGCAAGCTGCGGGCCGACTACGAGAAGTTGGAAAAGACGTCGCCCGAAGCGATCGCGATGCGGAAGGAAATCAAGGAGCTCAACGAGAAGCGGCTCAGCAACGTGGCCTCTGTGAACGGCTTCCAGGAAATTGGCGGGCTCGTCGGTCGCTTCGCCTTGGCAGCGCTCGCGGTGATCATCATCGGCCGCAAGAAGCTGCTCTGGGTGTTCCAGATTCCAGGCTTGCTCATTATTCCGTTGGTGTTCTGGTTCCCGGGCACGAACAATCTCTCGCTATTCGCCTGGGGCATGTTCGTGGCCGGGTTCTTTACGATCTCGCAGTTGAGTTTCTGGGGCAACTATCTGCCTCGCGTGTATCCCGTGCATTTGCGCGGCACTGGCGAAAGTTTCGCGGCGAACGTCGGCGGCCGCATGATCGGCACCTGTATGGTGTTCGTCACGACGGCGCTCATTCCAGTCTTCGCCGGCGCCTACAAAGAACAGCCGCCGCACGTGCATATCGCGTACGCCGCCAGCGTGGTGGCCGTGCTCACTTACGGCATCGGCTTCCTGGCGAGCTTCTTCCTGCCGGAGCCAAAGGAAGAGGAGATGGCGGAGTAG
- a CDS encoding ZIP family metal transporter, giving the protein MSEGYYEAWFVFPAGFAMTLWVYCALILASSLAGGYLPLVVKLTHTRMQLAISFIAGAMLGVGLMHLLPHAVFELEGHAGGHAAIDEAARWLLGGFLLMFFIERCFHFHQHEPPALEGAEAKHQHEPGEHCDHDHAHGHAHGAPKSRYGWIGAMIGLMLHSTIDGLVLAASVVAEQHGDHSPALAGLGTFLVVFLHKPFDSMTISTLMAAGGWSRTWRMAINCIYPLAIPLGVLLFLGGQELFPAVYLGRALALAAGCFLCIATSDLLPELQFHSHDRVKLSIALILGLALSFGVGFLEGDAHHRLHGHGEHESAHSH; this is encoded by the coding sequence TTGTCGGAGGGATACTACGAAGCTTGGTTCGTCTTTCCCGCCGGGTTTGCCATGACGCTTTGGGTTTATTGTGCGCTGATTCTTGCTTCCTCGCTGGCTGGCGGGTATTTGCCGCTGGTCGTGAAGTTGACGCACACGCGGATGCAATTGGCGATCAGCTTTATCGCCGGGGCGATGCTGGGCGTCGGGCTGATGCACCTGTTGCCGCACGCGGTCTTCGAGCTGGAAGGCCACGCTGGCGGACACGCCGCCATCGACGAGGCCGCGCGGTGGCTGCTCGGCGGCTTCCTGTTGATGTTCTTCATCGAGCGCTGCTTTCATTTTCATCAACACGAGCCGCCCGCGCTCGAAGGCGCCGAAGCGAAGCATCAACACGAGCCTGGCGAACATTGCGACCATGATCATGCGCATGGGCACGCGCACGGAGCGCCGAAGAGCCGCTATGGTTGGATTGGTGCGATGATCGGCCTGATGTTGCACAGCACCATCGACGGTCTGGTGTTGGCCGCGAGCGTCGTCGCCGAGCAACATGGGGACCACTCCCCTGCCCTGGCCGGCTTGGGCACGTTTCTCGTCGTGTTCCTGCACAAGCCGTTCGATTCGATGACCATCAGCACGTTGATGGCCGCTGGCGGCTGGTCGCGCACCTGGCGCATGGCGATCAACTGCATCTACCCGCTGGCGATCCCGCTCGGGGTGCTGCTGTTCCTCGGCGGCCAGGAATTGTTCCCCGCTGTCTACCTCGGCCGAGCGCTGGCCCTCGCGGCGGGCTGCTTCCTGTGCATCGCCACGAGCGACTTGTTGCCGGAACTCCAATTCCATTCGCATGATCGCGTAAAACTCTCCATCGCCCTCATCCTCGGCCTGGCGTTATCCTTCGGCGTCGGATTCCTGGAAGGCGACGCACATCACCGTCTGCACGGGCACGGGGAGCATGAGAGCGCTCATTCACACTAA
- a CDS encoding TerC family protein yields the protein MSLATMVWVWIGFILFILAMLALDLGVLNRGAHVISAKQAMGWTVFWVFLAMVFNVAVYFIYEHHWQGFGASGRAIAAKQAAGEELTKEEEHLRRYLPADGKEAAIQFFLGYLVEESLSLDNIFVMAVIFAKFRVPAKHQHRVLFWGIIGAQVMRGIMIGAGSAVIQQWQWITYVFGAFLIYTAFKMFFSGDDEVDPENNLLVRWARKIYPVTPGYVEGKFFVQHEGKRAMTPLFLVLLVIESTDLLFAVDSVPAVFGITQDPFLVFTSNIFAILGLRSMYFALAAVLEKFRYLKYSLVFLLAFIGVKMLLVYFDIHFSPVMSLVIIGGILASGVFASVLRPEQHEEAAGEASTGAEE from the coding sequence ATGAGCCTCGCCACTATGGTTTGGGTCTGGATCGGCTTTATTCTGTTCATCTTGGCGATGCTGGCCCTCGATTTGGGGGTGTTGAACCGTGGCGCTCACGTGATCAGCGCGAAACAGGCGATGGGCTGGACCGTCTTCTGGGTTTTCCTGGCGATGGTCTTCAACGTCGCGGTGTATTTCATCTACGAACACCACTGGCAGGGCTTTGGCGCAAGCGGCAGAGCGATCGCCGCCAAGCAGGCCGCCGGTGAAGAGTTGACCAAAGAAGAAGAGCATTTGCGACGCTATCTGCCGGCGGATGGCAAGGAGGCCGCGATCCAGTTCTTTCTCGGCTACTTGGTCGAGGAATCGCTGAGCCTGGACAACATCTTTGTGATGGCGGTGATCTTTGCCAAGTTCCGTGTGCCGGCCAAGCACCAACATCGCGTGCTGTTTTGGGGCATCATTGGCGCGCAGGTGATGCGCGGCATCATGATCGGCGCCGGCTCGGCCGTGATCCAACAATGGCAGTGGATCACCTACGTCTTTGGCGCGTTCCTGATCTATACGGCGTTCAAGATGTTCTTCAGCGGGGACGACGAGGTCGACCCGGAGAACAACCTGCTGGTGCGCTGGGCACGAAAGATTTATCCGGTCACGCCCGGTTATGTGGAAGGAAAATTCTTCGTGCAGCATGAAGGGAAGCGGGCGATGACGCCGCTGTTCCTCGTGCTGCTGGTGATCGAAAGCACCGACCTGTTGTTCGCCGTGGACTCGGTGCCGGCGGTGTTCGGGATCACGCAGGATCCGTTCCTGGTGTTCACGTCGAACATCTTCGCCATCCTCGGCCTGCGCTCGATGTACTTCGCGCTGGCCGCCGTGTTGGAGAAGTTCCGCTACTTGAAATACAGTTTGGTATTCCTGCTGGCGTTCATCGGCGTCAAAATGCTGCTCGTCTATTTCGACATCCACTTCTCGCCGGTGATGTCGCTGGTGATTATTGGCGGCATCTTGGCTTCCGGGGTGTTTGCTTCCGTGTTGCGGCCGGAGCAGCATGAGGAAGCGGCAGGGGAGGCGAGTACAGGAGCAGAGGAGTAA
- the pdxA gene encoding 4-hydroxythreonine-4-phosphate dehydrogenase PdxA translates to MLPNIAVTMGDPAGVGPEVIAAAWSDPGTHERCRPFVVGRPALLRRAAQMWKLPLRVVEIRDPEEAAPSPALLPCLAVGTPDADDTPPGAPSALGGQAAFDALREATDFALAGRVDAITTAPLNKAALWQAGHHYPGHTELLADWCGVNDFAMMLYLAHDATIRGSAGLAVVHATLHMALREVFEHLDTASVLAKAHLAHRFMLALKGSRPKIGVTALNPHAGETGLFGDEELRVIAPAVAQARIGGLDIEGPYPADTVMIRARDGDFDAVVAMYHDQGHIALKLLGMHRAVNVTLGLPIIRTSVAHGTAFDVAWQKKANPASMIEALRVAALLVNRREAEAQRAQAIS, encoded by the coding sequence ATGCTTCCTAACATTGCCGTTACGATGGGCGATCCGGCGGGCGTGGGGCCCGAGGTGATTGCCGCCGCTTGGAGCGATCCTGGCACACATGAGCGTTGCCGCCCGTTCGTGGTGGGCCGGCCTGCGCTGTTACGGCGCGCCGCGCAAATGTGGAAATTGCCGCTCCGCGTCGTGGAGATCCGCGATCCCGAAGAGGCGGCCCCCTCCCCTGCCCTGCTACCGTGCCTCGCGGTCGGCACGCCGGACGCCGACGATACGCCCCCGGGCGCGCCCAGCGCGCTCGGTGGCCAGGCCGCCTTCGATGCGCTCCGCGAAGCGACCGACTTCGCACTCGCCGGGCGCGTCGACGCCATCACCACCGCACCGCTTAACAAAGCCGCGCTCTGGCAAGCCGGTCATCACTATCCCGGCCACACGGAGTTGCTGGCCGATTGGTGCGGCGTCAACGATTTCGCGATGATGCTCTACCTGGCTCACGACGCCACGATTCGCGGTTCCGCGGGATTGGCCGTCGTGCATGCGACGCTGCACATGGCGTTGCGTGAAGTGTTCGAGCATCTCGATACGGCCAGCGTACTCGCCAAAGCGCACCTCGCTCATCGATTCATGCTGGCGCTCAAGGGCTCGCGCCCCAAGATCGGCGTGACGGCGCTCAACCCACACGCGGGCGAGACCGGATTGTTCGGCGACGAAGAACTGCGCGTGATCGCGCCGGCCGTGGCGCAAGCTCGGATCGGCGGGCTCGATATCGAAGGCCCCTACCCTGCCGACACGGTGATGATCCGCGCCCGCGACGGAGACTTCGACGCGGTGGTGGCGATGTACCACGACCAAGGCCACATCGCCCTCAAGCTCCTCGGCATGCACCGCGCGGTAAACGTGACACTCGGCCTCCCGATCATCCGCACCAGCGTCGCCCACGGCACGGCGTTCGACGTCGCCTGGCAGAAGAAGGCGAACCCAGCGAGCATGATCGAGGCGCTCCGCGTGGCGGCCTTGCTGGTGAACCGCCGAGAGGCGGAGGCGCAGAGAGCGCAAGCCATTTCGTAG
- a CDS encoding SLC13 family permease produces the protein MGFDAYISLGVLALVFGVLLFTRIAADVVLVGGVTLLVLTGVIAPQQALGGLANPAVATIGVLFVVGAGVRETGGIDIIAQRLLGRPTSVDAAMWRVLAPVTVLSAFMNNTPLVAMMIPPISDLSKKCKISASKLMIPLSYAAILGGTCSLIGTSTNITVNGLLQDHERRAWAAAQPLENGKAAAPPANMPFGMRMFDITWVGLPSALIGCAYIYFVGKRLLPDRQSAMAELEDPRQYTVEMMVDPASPLAGKSIEEAGLRHLQGVYLAEIDRDGMILPAVSPQERLRGGDRLLFVGIVDSVIDLQKIRGLVPATNQVFKLATPRSMRCLIEVVVSESCPIVGKTIRDGRFRTTYNAVVLAVARNGKRLNQKIGDIVLEPADTLLLEAQPTFVDHHRNSRDFLLVSRLDNSTPPRHERAMLSLMILATMIVISSAGLLDILPAAMAAAGLMLITRCCTVTSARRNVDWEVLIAIAASFALGTALETSGAAAGVAKAFIGMAQGNPWFTLAIVYGVTVLATELISNNAAAALMFPLAMATAANLQVNHLPFVVAVMMAASAGFATPIGYQTNLMVYGPGGYRFSDYVKIGVPLDILIGIVTVGITPFVPGWGF, from the coding sequence ATGGGATTTGACGCTTACATCAGCCTGGGAGTGCTCGCGCTAGTATTTGGCGTGCTGCTCTTCACGCGCATTGCGGCCGACGTCGTGCTGGTCGGCGGCGTCACTTTGTTGGTTCTGACCGGCGTAATCGCGCCGCAGCAAGCGCTTGGCGGTCTGGCGAATCCCGCCGTGGCGACCATCGGCGTGTTGTTCGTCGTAGGCGCTGGCGTGCGCGAAACCGGGGGCATTGATATTATCGCCCAACGCTTGTTGGGCAGGCCGACGAGCGTCGACGCCGCGATGTGGCGCGTGCTGGCGCCGGTGACAGTGCTCAGCGCCTTCATGAATAACACGCCGCTCGTGGCAATGATGATCCCGCCGATCAGCGATCTCTCCAAAAAGTGCAAGATCTCCGCTTCGAAGTTGATGATTCCGCTGAGTTACGCGGCGATTCTCGGCGGCACGTGCTCCCTGATCGGTACCAGCACCAACATCACCGTCAACGGCCTCCTGCAGGATCACGAACGTCGCGCCTGGGCCGCGGCTCAGCCGCTTGAAAACGGTAAGGCGGCGGCGCCTCCGGCGAACATGCCGTTCGGCATGCGGATGTTCGACATTACCTGGGTGGGCCTGCCGTCCGCGTTGATCGGCTGCGCTTACATCTACTTTGTCGGCAAGCGACTGCTGCCCGATCGCCAGTCGGCCATGGCCGAATTGGAGGATCCCCGCCAATACACCGTGGAAATGATGGTCGATCCGGCCTCGCCGTTGGCAGGCAAGTCGATTGAAGAAGCGGGCTTGCGCCATCTGCAGGGCGTGTATCTTGCGGAAATCGATCGCGATGGAATGATCCTCCCCGCCGTCTCGCCGCAGGAACGCTTGCGTGGCGGCGATCGGCTGCTGTTCGTGGGCATCGTCGATTCCGTCATCGATCTCCAGAAGATTCGCGGACTGGTGCCGGCCACGAACCAGGTGTTCAAGCTCGCGACGCCGCGTTCGATGCGGTGCCTGATCGAGGTCGTGGTCTCGGAGAGTTGCCCCATTGTGGGCAAGACAATTCGCGACGGACGCTTTCGCACCACGTACAACGCGGTAGTGTTGGCCGTGGCGCGTAACGGCAAGCGGCTCAATCAGAAGATCGGCGATATCGTGCTGGAGCCGGCGGATACGTTGTTGCTCGAAGCGCAACCCACGTTCGTCGATCATCACCGTAATTCGCGCGATTTTCTGTTGGTCAGCCGGCTGGACAACTCCACGCCGCCTCGCCACGAGCGGGCCATGCTCTCGCTGATGATCTTGGCGACGATGATCGTGATCTCCTCGGCCGGTCTGCTCGACATTCTGCCCGCGGCGATGGCGGCCGCCGGACTGATGTTGATCACGCGCTGTTGCACGGTCACGTCGGCGCGGCGCAACGTCGATTGGGAAGTGTTGATCGCCATCGCCGCGTCGTTCGCACTCGGCACAGCGTTGGAAACGAGCGGCGCCGCCGCTGGCGTGGCGAAGGCGTTCATCGGCATGGCCCAAGGCAATCCGTGGTTTACGCTGGCGATCGTCTACGGCGTCACGGTGCTGGCGACGGAACTGATTTCAAACAACGCCGCCGCCGCGCTAATGTTCCCCCTGGCGATGGCCACGGCCGCTAACTTGCAAGTCAACCACCTGCCGTTCGTGGTGGCCGTAATGATGGCCGCCTCGGCCGGCTTCGCGACGCCGATCGGCTATCAAACCAATCTCATGGTCTACGGACCCGGCGGCTACCGCTTCAGCGACTACGTGAAAATCGGCGTCCCGCTGGATATATTGATCGGCATCGTCACCGTCGGCATCACCCCCTTCGTGCCGGGCTGGGGGTTTTGA